ACCGGAGCCCGGGCTGCAAGACTTGCTGCACACCAATGGCCAACAGCGGTGAAacgtttaaaaaaagaaaaaaaaagcagAGAAAAAAACGATAATTGCTCCGAATTGGTTGGACGCACCGCGCGCGCCACCGATAAAAAGCAACGAAAAGTGGGGGTGGGGGGCACAGGACAACAAGGAAGAAGGGACATGGGGACACGAACAGAGCGGACAAAAACAAAAGGGGTTTATTACCGTGGTTGGCCGAAGAGTGGTGCAAGATTAGgggggaggagagagagagagagagagagagagagagagagagagagaacgggacATTAAGTAAAAAGAAGCGAAGGGGGCAAAGCGAGGCGGAGGACGAGGGTACAAGAGCACACACGTCTCATCGCTGTTCTGAGCCTCGTACGGGGAGATATTTTGCCGGAGCAAAAAGCCGTCAAACTCGACAAGAGAGGGTTTGATGGGGGCGGGGATTTCTGAGGGCTTCGGAAGGGGGAAGCCGGAGCAGATTCAAGCATTTTGGAGCTCTTCGATTGAGGCTAGTTTCGAACGGCTCGGTAAGATCGTTTTGGATCAGATTGAACAGAATTAATTCGACGATGCTTTGCCCCCGCACCACGCATAAGATAACTGAATGTTCAATCGTCTTGGGGGTTCGCTATCTTAGAATATTGTCTCTCTAAACTTGCAAACCATCACACTAATTAATCCTTCGAAGCTATATTTTTTAAACGTTCAACTGGAAGAGTTATATGAACTATGAAACCAGGAAACTGAACTCCCTAATTTGGTGTGTAACTAGTGTCTTGGGTCGCCTGGTGATTATGGCGGGTTACAGTAACCTTTTGAACGCAAAACTCGGGTCCGAGTTCGGGCTACGCAATCTGTGAGTTCGGGTACCAAGCGTGCGCATTTTGAAAAAGGGGTTCGTCGTCTGCCCGGCCCCCGGGCTTTTCTGTGGGGGGACATCGTCGGCGGGCGTCAACTACCGAGCAGAATGAACGAGCGAGAgccgaacgaacgaacagcGTACTAAACGAAAGAAAATCGATATGCATGATTCACGCACGCTACAgagacgcgaggcgacgcgttgTGGGGAACAGGGAACCGAGAGAGGGCTAAGGGTAGGGGTACACGAAGGCTAGGGGTGGGTAGAGACCCGGTGAAAGGAGCGACGAAGGGGGACGGGAGACGGTGAGAAACGGGGGGAAGACGGAGAGAGAAAAGTGAACAGAGGGAATGAGACGGGGCGACAAAAAGAGAGGGGAAGAGGCGAAGGTTAGAGCCACTCTTCTCTCCCCTCGATTCTCCCTTTTGCGCGAACCCGAGGGGGACGGAGAGTTGTGCTGCTCTATGCGCGCGATGAGCGGGCACACACGTAATTCTATACAAGCGCACGTTGGAGGGGTATTCTTACAATGCTACCCCCTCGGTCACTCGATCAGTCGTGTCCGAAGTGCCATGCGGTTGGAAACCGATGCGATGCGATTCgatgcgcggcgcggcgcggaccgATTCTCTCTCGCCGTCCTTCGACTTGAATCTATACTCGCCGGCCGCGACGTTCGGAACGATCGAATTCGTATACGCAGAACGGAGACGAGTTCACGAGTTAAAAACGGAAACATTAACGCGAGATAGTCAGTGGAACACGCACGCCGAGGGCAAACCCACCCCTACGGTTGGTCGCCGGGATTTGAACGAGCGTTTTGCCCGCGCCGCGGATCCGaatcgacgcgtcgcgacgtcgAGTGCGCCGCTCTTTTCGGAGGAAGATCCAGTGATGATGCTGATACTATTGCTGCTGCTGGTGGTGATGTTGATGATAAATTTGATGATGAACGATCGGTGCAGTGTTCTTGTCTTTGTTGCATCGTCGAGCAGCACTTTCCCTATGTGTGTTTCAGGGGAATGCTCTTATGGTTACGCACAGGTAACATTCCTACGAGGATAATCTTTTCTTCAACGAGATGAACCCCTGCAAAAATATCTTTCGTCAATAGTGAACCGTGATGAAGGAGATCGATAAGTAAATGCGTATATAATTTGATAAGTAAATAATTACATAGGAATTGGTTATCATCCTGTAGTTTTGTGGGGTTCGGCCGCCGGGGATTTCGATGCTAGGAACGCGAGACtaggcgtcgcgacgcggacCGGTCCGCGTCTATtcgtgttctctctctctctctccctccctctctcttgaATCCGGATCTGTACGATTCTCTCTTGTTCTTGAAATAAACAGTAATGGTTAGACTATTTAACGAGGTCGATTATTCATCAATTGATTACGCAAATAATAATTCACTGGAATAAAAAAAGAACCGAGTGTTCAACACAGAGACCAGTGTTGTTGAAAAAAGAACTAATTGACTTTTTTTAACCAATTTCATTCTTTTCTCGAAAATCTGATGAATCGCAAAATATGAATACTAACAGGGCACCCGCCATTTCTGGCTAGCACACAGGTCAGGAATTTTCGAAGCATATTGAGAGCACATCAACCGATTTTTCCGTAGACGTGGTCGCGCGGATCGGTGCGTAACGCAAGCGGACGAAACGAGAAAACGATGCCGGGTTGCGGTCAGCTGGGTCTCGCTTTGAAACAGGATACGCCTGGGACTTAAAATGAAGAAACGTGGACGCGGATAGAAGCTAGGAGAGAGACGCGATCGAGCCGCGTGATCGTTGCCGATCGATTCGATACTGGGTGACGCGGCGAGCCGATCTACGTAGCAAGAAAAAGAGATCGTTGCTTCTACGGGAGGATGGTTATTCCTCTTCCAGGTCTCTTCGTGATGTCTCCCATACGCAGACCGCGCTGGTCCTTAGTGAAAGTAGCAAAATTCCACAAGTTTCCACGATTCACTGTCacctataaataaataacacgATTAGTacctaataatatataattagactgtggatcgTTCCACGGTTATCATAAGAAATATTTACATAAagtcaagtataaaaatgggaatttgatccgcagtctaatataATACAGTAGGAACGATAGGGTATGATTACCCTTTTACTAATTTTCTTTCTAGTTCGGAGTTCACACTAATAAGGGAAACCGTCCGGGAAGGGCACAACGGTTGTAGATGATGACCGATGGAAATGCGAGGTCATTGGTGGAAACACCTGCGTCTGGCCCGGGGAAACAGCATCTGTCTAGGTCGGCTGCTCTATTTCCAGCTGCGTTTCCCATCGGGAAGCCAATTTCACCGGGGAAATACAATGTATTCCGGGGCTCGGAGAATGATACCGATTTCTGACGACTTTGTAAGAAGGAGTAGCCCAGGCGGCGGCAGCAGCCTCTGGGAACATCTGTCGCGAGACTAACGTCGAAATCGACACCGGTGCGTGCGTCGCGTCCGCGAAACGTCGTTTCTCGCGAGGGCAACAGAGGTATCAGTATCGTTTAAAGGGACTCAAAAACATGATACACGCGGACGGATTAGCTTACTTCGCCACCGTCCACCAAAGAGAGTCTCTTGTCGCGTCACGCAGAGAGACTAGACTGGTTTATCCTAGTTCTTCTTGGTCCGCGAAGGTCGTTGCACCTCGGGGAGCACCGCTTGCGCTCTGCTCCCGTTTTACCTGGAAAGAAAACAGGTTGAAAAAGACGCGGATATCGAGTTTCTGCGACTTCGTCGTCCGCGAGAACCAAGGTGCGAAGTCGCGACTAGAATCGTAGAAACATCGTATTTCATTAGAGTAATCGAGTTCATGGAACAATACTTACCTCGCTTCTCGATATTGCTGCAAAACTCTTCGATACCCAAAGGCACCTGGAAGATGATAAGAGGTTTAGTCAGAGGGTACAAAGGCTAAGACTGGATTAAATATATAGAGAGGGTTTTACCAAGTAGAACGATGCTTCGGGACAATTGTTCATCATCGACGTGTTCTCTCTCCATTTCTTCGCCTCTTGAAAATTCAGTGCAGAATGCTTGAACTCATTATTCAAGAAGTGGACCAGAGGCTGGACCACCTGCTAAAGTCCACATATTATAGAAAACCGATCTCCACTGATCCATATACCAAAGTAGATAGCCGTAGTGGTCACTAATGTTACAGAACCTTGTTAAACCCTTGTCCCACAGTGCCATGCAGAACTCTTTCTTGTAGGAGATTGTTGCAAGGAAGTTCTAATCAGTCTGAACGATTGATATCTATGAGAGAGATTAtagggcaaggggttaagattaCAGTTGAACAGATAGGTCCTTGTTAAACCATGAGTCCTCAGGTCTGGAGGACGCAGGACGCACAGGAAGAATGACGGATACGGTCTGCGAGGTGATGACGGTAAAGCAgaggagagggagggagagagagagagagagagagagagagagagagagagagagagagagagaaagagacttAAGCATAGGTGGTCGCAATTTGCACCTAGAATACAGAGAGCCACCGATATCTAGTATCCCGTCGTATTATTACGCTCGAGGGCGTTCGTAAGGGGGAACGGAGGTCCAGGGATGGCTGGCCGTCCGGTAGGCCGTCGCGGCGGGTAGGTGTAGGCTTACTTTGGACTCTGGTGTGGGATTACCGGTACTTATATTCAACTCTAATATTAAGTTACCATTTTGCTTTACGGCAAGTGAACAGGCTGCCTGCATATAGGAAGCCATCCGAGCGCTCCTGGGACAGTCTGGCTCGCCCGTCTGGGCCCACCTACGACACACAAAGCGTCCGGCCCGGCTGTCTTCTGTGGCCATCGTGTCCTCCAAAGTGTCTCCTAATAATCCTCCTGCATTCTTCGTTATCGACGAGAAACTGTTCAAATTGCCGAGGATAACGCGGTTTCCGGTCGCGAGTGATGTCCAACGGATGTGCGCCGGGTGTCCGACGTGGTACAACCGGAAATTGAAAGACTCTTGACGAAAGTGCACGATAAGACTTCGAAGCCATGTCTATCGAATTGAATTGCTACGGTACTCGGTGAAACAGGTACGTCAAAGATATTCAAAAACGTTGCTTCCTAGAAGACCGACACTTTCGATTCAACTTTGTTTCCGGTTCTACCAGAATCTCAGCAAATTCTCAACAATTCTGCGAGACAAGGAGATGGCACCTTTGATCGGGTCACCTTCCGAGATTCATAATCGTGGGGATTTACGCGTGGAATCTGCAAGAATGCGTCACAGAATCTCGACAGCTGTTTTACAAAGTATTGCAGATTGTTTGCACGTGCGCCAACCCCTACAACTTAAGCCTAATTATATAAACCAACAAGGGACGCAGTAACGGTAGACGTGTAGAGTATCGAAAATTATTCGATATTCTTTGTAGCTGCCTGTTTTACGAATATGAAAACCCGTGGCTACCGAAAGATATGCGCCGAATATTTTTTTGCTGGTGTACAATCACCGCGGTTAGGCGAAATCCCTTGGAGGCTTGCAAGACTGCTGCGGTTAGGCCAACGGAACCGGAAGGGGAAACATCTTGTTGGTTCGAAGCGAATAAGAAGGCAGAGGTACTGACTTCTGTGCGTGCTGGGGTATGCTGTCGACTTCCTAGCACCATTTGAAATCAGTACTACTCTTCTTAGCAATCCACAACGAAGGAACCAGAGGAAGCTGAAGATCGAGGAGGGATAcatgtgtgtttgtgtgtgcgCGTTGTGTATATAACCACGACAAACACGCGGGATAATCGTTGTCGGTATTAAAACTGTTACCAGTCGCTTTATGTATCCTCTTCTTTCTCTTTAGTACACAATGTTCTCGGGTGAGTCTCGCTCCGTGTGTTACAAAAGCGTTTGTGCGACGATATACACGGTGTCCGCGTGATCATTGTCTAATCTTAGATCGTTCGAACAGTCTCACGACTCGCGTATAATTACAATCGTAATGCGTATACTTATACATATTAGGTCGAGTCAGAAACAATTCTCAGTTTCTACGAATTGTAATGTCGAGTATATCATCCGAACGGTTCATCGTATTAAAGTCGTTGCGAATATGTTATTTGTTGTTTATTCTAGTGATAAATAAAGTCGCTTTACTAAAATTGAAATGATTTGTGACTCGACCTAATATATGAGCCATCCACTTGCCAAATCGGTCAACTTCCTTGATTAATTACGTTCTATGGAATTGTAATTTTATGGTATCATTTTTCTCTATGTTGATCGACTTGGCAAACGAGTGGCTCATATACAGGGCATACCAAATAAAGTGTTGCAAATTTCTTGGAACCCTTTTCTACCTGTACGACAGGGAAAGAGAATCGAACGAATTGTAACACTCTATTTGTACCGTCAAGTATATGGTGCATGTGTCAGCCAAGAACCACTAAATTCATTTTGGACCACGCTGAATGGTTGtatcagagaaagagagaagcatTCGTCGAAAGTGGGCGTCCAAAAATGATTCTCATTGTCTTGGACCAACGAAAATCTTCTTTAGTGAATTCTTTGGCTGAACAAAGAGGATATATGTTGTATCTACATGTCTATCTATAGCTATTTATTTGTATGTACACACCATCGTTCAAGAGCTCGGAAACAACTCCATAAATAAAATCGACTTGGGGAACTTGCGAAAAGTCCTCCGCGAAAAATATTTGTCTGAATATTGTCCGAGTCTCGAACGATGGTGTATGTATAAACATCAACATTTATGCGAATATAATCACTACACGTACACCGTCCGTTTGCGTTACAATGCGGAACAGGACGAGCGGCTTTAGTGTGAACGAATCCGCTATTATAACTAATTAGCGAGGCTGTATGGGacaatattgtaataaataagTTCGGGCCGCGGAAATCGCCGCGACAATGGCATAATAAAAGAATACGCCCGCGTCTATGTACAATGTATAAGTGCCGACACTGAGAGTAGTTCGAATACACAAGGTGTCCCAGATAAACGGGAACATCTAAATATATCTggctcatttatttgaagagcAACTTCCTAAGAAGTTTATTCGTACAACGATAAAGAAATGCAGATATACTGGTAATTCCATTTAGCCAGGATATCctgtgtatatacagggtgttctctAAGTCTCGGTGCAAGATAGGTTTCCCTTCTGTAGCGTCCATCATCTAATAGAAGTCGCGCTCTGACTTGAATCTGCATCGTACAACGCTAAGGGGGAAAAACCGTGATTCCTCGCGCGAAGgtgaaaaatatatgaaatttctTTCTTACCAGACTCCGCTTTTTGATCAAATCTACTTTGCAAACTTCTCCGATGCGTTGCATACATCCTTTTATTAGTCTCTACGTTAAATGTCtttcttcaaatttttcttaACACACATTGTCGTTTCGCGATTGATAGCGCAGAACCTAGATCGAGCCGGCAAAGAAAATCAAACAAGAATCCCTTAATGTCATGAAGCTTCGCGCAAAGAATCACATTATCTGGTTGTGCTACACGCTACGTGGACACCCTGTCCACAGGTTGTTGAAACCACTTTGGTCGTTCTGGCACGCGTCGCGCCCTCATCATTTCCGGACCCAGGAACGGCTCGAGCTTCGTAGCGTTCAAAAAGGTCAGTGCAGCTCGAGGTATCAGGTTTGTGGGTAACGATTCCAAGAAACGACAACGAACCGCTAGTGAGTTCCTTTACGATTTATGGAACACTGGCCGCGCCTCCACACGAGGACGCCGAAGCACAGGAAGATCTCTTGGTAGAGAACTCGGTCAACTGTCCGGCAGTTAAGTGGAATCCTTGCGTCGACTACCCGCCTGCAGCCTGGTCCAGGTCTCGCCCAGCGCCTTTGCGAAATGATCGTCCACTGAAAGAGAAGATATTAGTGAGTCCAGAGTAAATTTTATCTTCCACAGAGGAGTTCTATTTCAAAGAACAAATGGTCGAGCATCGCGGAGtaataattcttttattttcattgGTATCATTGAACCAGAGCGCATCTCAATATTCTAAACAAAAACAACCGCTACGTCGAAGCAAATATTCTATTCTGAGAGTGACAAAGTTAGCCGAGACACCCTCTGTTATAATCTAGCTAATGGTGTACCGCTGAGGCCAGCTTCCTTGTCGGTGGTGGCTGCATTGAAGACAGCGGCGTACTCCTCCAGTCCCAGTGATCGTTTAAAGTGTTCATCTATTGCAGGATCGCTTACCCCTCCCACAGTTCTCACCCCGGTCCTCTGACCTCCCGCAGCTGCGGAGGGTGTGAGGGTTGGAGTAGGTGTTCCCGCGGTGTCCTCAATCGTGGTCCCTGGTAAACAAAAATCTCATGTTCGTTGGACCGTCAGCCGGTatcttataaatattataaagcaCAGAATACATATACGGGGTGCCTCGGCGAAATTTCCTCCGAGTTCTTTCATTCCATTTAGCTGAGGCACCCTGTACGAACACCGTTAAAGTGACAAGAGACGGTACAACGTCTCCATTGTTGAATCGGGAACACGCTCGCGCGTTCTCAACAAAAATTCTCTTTACACTGAATCGAATCTTTAATCTGTAATATGTAAATTTGAGAAACGAGGGTGGAGGGTGCAGCTAGCAATTGGCAAATGCTGCCAGAGGCAGCATTTAGACACAGCCGTTCTCTGGTTGAATGAACAAAGAGAATCTGAAAGCCGAGGAATTCTAGGAAAACGGGAAATATATCCCAGCGTACGGCGAAGCCGGTGGGCAGTCTGTACTGGGTGTTGCACAGCGCGCATCTGCCGGCCGTGGATCGTGGTGCATTGTTCAAGGAGCCAGCCACCCCTTGCGGTGGACAATAGGGATGGCTGGGAGCCCCCTATGACCAAGAACAACGCGGCAACGTGCCTAACGAATTCGCGGCGAAGGCCTGGGGTCTCTTTCCTAGCCAGCCGTCTGTTTCTCCTCTCTTCTCCATTCTCCCCGTAGGGCACGCTTACCAGGCTGCGGCGTGGTAGGCACGATCACGCTAGGCCTGGtgtgacgatgatgatgatgtacCCTGGCTGCTGACATGTCGAGAGCCTCGCTCTGGATAGGATCTCTCCTACGGTCCTTGCGCCACGCGCTGCTTGGCTTCCGGTGGAGGTTTGACGCCTTTGGCCTTTCCTCTGCAATGGAATAATTTGTTAGAGTCATTTTGTAAAACGTGCCCCCAAAAGAACTGAGTTGCTTGCTTCCCGCCTAAAGAATATTTTTTATCTGAGAGAGAAACATAGACCGAGCTCCAGCTTCGTTCTTTTGAAACTGAACGGCTTTGGAATGGGCTACGCATTTTTCATCCATGATTCTGTGAGGTTCGCGAAAGGAAGTGGTTCGATTTCCGCTTCCCAGGACACGCGATCGAACCACCCTCAGAACGATCGAGAAGGGGTGCTGTAGAGTCCGGTTTCACGGGACAAGGCAGGAAGCGCGTAATAGCCGTGAGAGGATTGCCAGGAAGACGCTCGGAACTGGTTTCATGGCGAAGGATGAGTCTCGCGAACCGGTGAAAAGATGAATGGATCCGGTCCCCTCTTCTTCTCCATTTGATCGATTCGTAAAATGCGGATTTCTCAAACCcggaaattacaaaaattattgAACTTCCACCTACAATATTCGCCCCATGACCTTTAAAAAAGAATCTCTTAAGAAAGAAGACTTGTAAAAGTAATTCGAGGGAAATCGATCTTGAATCGTAACGCGAGGATGAATGTATACGAAAAGATTTTTGTACCCGCGGTATGGTAAATCGACCGAAGGTTCCCGGTGCTGAGCCAGGGCTGCCAGAAGCAGCTTCTCCTGGATGAGACTTCCATTGCTGTCCAACGAGGCCTCTTTCAGCGTGGCCACACACAAACACACGCGCGCGAATAATCAGGTGTGTCGAGTCCGGATTTACGTTAGAAATACTTGATGGATCAAAACGAGCTGCTCATAATTAAGTGCTTCGAGATCGGTAAAGAAGCTGCGTTTGGGGATCATCGGATTCGCTTCGATCCAGGGATCTTTCGCTCGCCGAAAAACGCAGCCTCCATTGTGTCCTCGATCAATCTAGATGCGAGCGCCGGAGGATCAGAGGAGATCGTCGATCGGTCCTGGTGAACACCGTGAAACGAGATCGCACCCAAGAATCGGCGGGACAAAGAGCATACTCGAAGAACAATAGACCGGTTGGTAAGTTGCAAGCGCGCGCACAGTGTAGCTCGAGGAACACGCGACAACCGCACACGGAGGCAGAGAACACGCTCCACGCTATTCGGAGGAGAGTCACG
This genomic stretch from Megalopta genalis isolate 19385.01 chromosome 5, iyMegGena1_principal, whole genome shotgun sequence harbors:
- the LOC117226788 gene encoding uncharacterized protein LOC117226788 isoform X2 is translated as MSAVESALDVLSRAATMVQEERPKASNLHRKPSSAWRKDRRRDPIQSEALDMSAARVHHHHRHTRPSVIVPTTPQPGTTIEDTAGTPTPTLTPSAAAGGQRTGVRTVGGVSDPAIDEHFKRSLGLEEYAAVFNAATTDKEAGLSVDDHFAKALGETWTRLQAGSRRKDST
- the LOC117226788 gene encoding uncharacterized protein LOC117226788 isoform X1, producing MEVSSRRSCFWQPWLSTGNLRSIYHTAEERPKASNLHRKPSSAWRKDRRRDPIQSEALDMSAARVHHHHRHTRPSVIVPTTPQPGTTIEDTAGTPTPTLTPSAAAGGQRTGVRTVGGVSDPAIDEHFKRSLGLEEYAAVFNAATTDKEAGLSVDDHFAKALGETWTRLQAGSRRKDST